A window of Lates calcarifer isolate ASB-BC8 unplaced genomic scaffold, TLL_Latcal_v3 _unitig_4659_quiver_1507, whole genome shotgun sequence genomic DNA:
TTTACTCAAGCACCAAGACAGACAGCACCTTCACCGGCTTCCTGGTGTATTCAGACTGGAAAAACTCTGCTGTATTTGCTTGACATGTGCTTGTGAACAAAACAAAGTCATATTCCCCTGGGGGATAATGAACcacaacttttttcttttgcctaTTTTAGTTTCCTAATTGAGACGTTCTGGATAATGACAAGTGAATCGGCTGTGACGTGGTACAGCTGTATTTGCATAACAAGTAAAAAACACACCAGACAATGTTACTTGAATGGCACATACCGTACTGGTGAAGTGTGGGGCACATACACCGAGCAGTAATGTTTATTCAGCGTCTGTTCTTCAGTTGCAGCTTTTAAACTGTTGTGACAGTTGATTATTGTACCAGATGTTGTGACAACGGCCTCCAGCCAACTCCTGGCCACAAATTCAAATAGCTTCTATGTTATTATTGCACATTGTTTCTCATCAGTTTCTGCACAGTGAacataaaacatgaataaatcattttagCTTTTAAAACACACGCGACTGACATATTTTTGGCAATAAGTACCCCCTCATTCTGGAGAGTGACAAATGTGAGAGGATCAGTTTTGCCACGTGTTGGACTGTTGGACCACTCTCTCATAACATGTCTCCCTGTGCACATCTGTATTATTATACAGATGTTTATCTGGTTTCAGCTGTGGAGGAAGTCCTgttaagtaaaaatacagagaagaATCATTGGCAAAATATCCTCACATTAAATGTACTAAAAGTACTCCTTCTTTTAAAAAGTGCCATGTCACTCTTATCTATTTATTCACGACATTATTGTTAATACTAATGCATCAACATGTAAGTGCCATTTTGCTGTTGTAGCAGCTTGAGGTGGagaattttatttaattatttatttaatttgccTCTATTTATACTGGGAAAATCACAGAGGACTGGCCCTCATTTACAATGATGTCAGGtaacagtttaaaatgacataattATGACTTGCTTAAAAATATAAGATACAGATACAAAAGacaaatccattaaaaaaaaagaagaaaaaaaagcagaaattatGAATGATTTGTGATGATGGATTTAAATTGACCAAAGAATTAATTAACCGTTTAGTATTTTGGTCTAGTGATTCCCAACCTGGGGGTTGGGCTCCTCTTACgtgtcacaagataaatctgcagggttgtaaaattactgtttggacagagaaggagaaaacgtaaaattattttagatttctgtctAATGTGGTTTGCTTTTTCTTGGATAATTTTTCCTAATGGGAGCCACAAATTGTTATTTAAATGAGACCATCTGGGGTGATTAGAGAGAAAATCTCTCTTAGTTGGAGCTGCTGACATCTGTAAGGACACTTTTTTGTACAGAAGCACAAGCCAAAAATAGAACCAATAGTTTACTATATTGTATCTTGTAAGTGTATTATAAGATTTTAACATGAAAAGTAACTACTACTATTATAGAAGCTGTAGTTGTTGAATAAGTGAAATGGAGCAAAAACTCAGTATTTCCCTATAAAATGTAGTGATGTAAAACTGTAAAGTAGCataaatagaaatactcaagtaagtACACATACCTCAGaagcacttgagtaaatgcacttagttactttccacctctgccTGATTGATCAACTTTCATGTGGCACTTTTATTACTAAAATCCAACACACAGTCCTCTGGTTTCTATTCCCAAAGGCAGAGCACTACCAAAGTAAATACCATAATGAAAAAGGctggaaaatgttcattttccACGGGATTCACTCTGTTTACTTCTGCCTAATGATTTCACCAAACGCTGTAAGTACCTTGACAGACTCATACATTTCAACACTGTGAGCTGGTTGTAAGTCATCACCTTCATCCCATCCCTGATGATAgcttaaaacaaaaaggaacatgtattattttttccagtttaaTGAGCTGAGTCTCTCCCcttgtttctgacattttgtctcAAGCATGATCGTTTGTTTGGGAGGGTTAACGCTGACAAGGCCACAGTCTATGGAAGGCTTTGTGTATCGTCAAATACACTACCTCAGACATGAGGAAATCTTATTTTCCCTTCACTCCCTGAGTCTCCTACACATAATTAAGCTCTAAATATATCCTCATAACTTTTCCCTCTAGGGTAGAATGAGAGAAGCAGGGAGTTAATCAATCCTACTCTGGCATTAATCAGTTATTTCCATTAGTCCACGGCCTGTAAATTGAAGCCACTGGCCGAGCAGACAGTGACATCACTCTCTGAAAGAGCTCCGCAGGAGTTTTTTTGGGTGAAGAAACGTGAGGCAAGTTTGTCTTCTGGATTACAATGTTGATGCAGATAGGGTTTAGTTATATGCTACATGCACTAcaaaagagggagggacagaTAGAAAATTTTTGGAAAAGATTAAAATTCCCCCAGCAAAACCTTACCACTGAAAGATATTAAGATATATAACTGACCAACAATAATGTCtataaaattcaaaatatttccTCATATTATCAATTAATTTAAGTTAGATTATATTCTCTGTGCATTTTATGTCCCTCCATGATGGTCTAACTGttgttttaaagaaataatctGACATATCTGTAGAAATAGACATTTCTACtggaaacattttgacatttatgcAATCCTGTTATCACTGcgaggttgccaggcaaccagagGGCTGAAGGATCAAACAAGCGAGATGTAATGTAGTAATTGGTGAGCTTTAGAGTTGCTGGTagattttgttgcctttggacAAATTATTTTAGAAACAAATATAAGGACATttagttaaaaaataataataataataagagaaTCACTCATGTGTGCAATTATAGAAACAGAAACTTCCGTTCAGGCCAGTGTAATCCCCAAATCAAAAGAAACAATATCAAAGATATCACCTCATCGTCCTCAATGGGTGGGCTTCTCCAAATTAAAATTCAGATATGTGAAGTCAAGCAGCCAGAATCCAGAGAAAATGTGCCATCAACTATCTATCAACTATATTTTCCTCAGTGATTTGGCATCAGAGGTGGTTCAGGTAAAGCGGAGGGCGCTAGATATTCCAACAGGGGGCAGTGTTGTATCAGTGTTCAACAGGCAAAAAACTGCAGGAACATCTGCAGAGGAGGGAGTTGAGTATCACCAAGTTTGTGCTTCAGATTATCTGGGCAGGACTGATGATTTTTAGCAGCTGAATCAACAGTCCTGAGGTGAATTTATGATGAGTGAAACAGTGGCTGTGGatgttaaaaagaaatcagacaGGAATGtataatacatttattaaaaaaccTGCCCTGAAGGGACTCCAATATTTATTGACCACATCCTTCCTTTGACAGAATTTAcaagctagaaaaaaaaaaattctttcgATAGCAGATATTCACACTTGAAAAATGACTCCTGCTCTCAAGAGATTATCACCACAAAAATAAAGCCAATCAGGCATATTTGGATAATAAATTAATAACTGATAAAATAAAGCctgaaatgtcaaatatcaGCGGTTATATGGACATTACAAGTGGAATTATTAAATGAAACCACATTTGCGAAGCACCTCAGACAAACAGTAGACAGATCAATAAGTAGATCTCACTGTGCTCCTCTTTGCTCATtataaatgtatgaaaacactgccacaaaaatctaaatactAAATGGAGTTTTGAACTGTCTGCAGACGAGCATGTATTATGAATAACTTGGTACAGCAGGTGATGAACTGCAGGTTCAGGACTGCAGATTACATGTTGAGGACTATTTTATAtgcatttaaaatcaaacatgttCTCATTAATTTGTTCCTGTGTGGATCCTCGTATAGCTTAGCTTTACAAAGGATgtaaaaaataagaaatcacAAGAAATCTCTTCTATAACTGAGAGTTTTCAGATTAACCACTGTACTTAAAATAGATATTTGATGAAAAATTGTTGAACAAATAGGCCTACTAAACAGTAGACTGCAGTTATGCTGTTTTGGCACCATCGGGAAGAAATTCCACTGAAGTTTTTTTAAAAGCCCTGTTTCCCTTGTAAGGTAATCACTGAGAAggtttctaaaaacaaaaaaaaatgacagtccAGTCTTTTGAGGGGTATTATAGAATCAGATATTCACAGGATATTCTGGTAAGGATGCAACATTGCACACTAAGCAAGCTCTTACTTGAACCAGTCATCAAAAGAACtgtgtttgtaattttttaCTAATGTAGCTTTTTGTAATACAGTGCCCATAAAAAGTATTAATATCATGGTGCACAGTAGGTTTTGTCTTGATACTGACCACAGGTGTGTAATCAACTGaccccccactcccacccctcacacacactcacattacaGGTGATCTCCATTTAACTAATTATGTGACTTCTAATGGCTGCACCGGTGATGTCTCACGTTAAAGAGGGTGAGCACATATCTTCTGTGTTATATTTGTAGCTCTTGTAGAGATCTGTGTTCAAATAACCTTTGATTCTATGTTGTGAAACTGTGAGAAGAGAGGGACCTGTACTTTAAACAGTAGCAGAACATCTATTTGATTAGATTAGTGAGTACTCTGTCAGCCCTGGTTgtgtatttctctttttgtaGAAACAGTGGCACCTTTCATTGtatctcatttctctctcagtctgaaGGTTGAAGGTCAAGTAATACTGGGGGGCTTCTGATCTCTGACCAGCCTCCTGAGTTGATGGATATCATCCAACTTCCTACTTCAGGAGTCACAGGCTTTAATCTCTGTGCTGCTTATAAATCACACACTGCATGTATTCAAGGCTATCAGGATTATTTGGATTAATTACAACAAACATCCTAACCACAGTAGAGTCAGGGGTTGGGTGGAGGCCAAGGCTAATGAGTGGTCAATGTGTCTTCTTCTTgatctcatcatcatctcattactgtcaaactgttgttttcccTTTTAATCCACTGACagcgctctctttctctcctttctgtcttcTCACCTTTTGTAAATCCCTAGATTTTATCTTCTGTCTATGAAATGTTGatcactgtttgtctttgcattGTGATGGGGGGCTCTGTCATGTTTATAACAAATAGAAACATTATAGTAAAACGCTCCCATAATTTGTCTGTATACAGGGAAATTATCTCATTGTTCACGATCCCCCaaagggaggtcagaggtcgggatcaagaccagaccagaccagcgCTGTTTGTAGCTATTAGAGATTCACCATCCTTTGCGTTTCAGCAGAGCCTGTTCTAATGGTTTGAACCCCTCTGGTTTTGAAGAGGTTTTCCCACTCAGTAAGATGCTAAGATAAAAGCACACGATGTGGACATGATAGAGAAATCAAATGTCAGAGTAAACAATGGAGGCAGTGAtcataaacagtaaaaaatagaCCCTGAGTGAGGCAGGGAAAAGTGCACTGGAGTTTGACATTTTCCCACACTGCTCAGGACCACTGAGGCCACAAGGAAGAGGTCGAATCCCCGGAGTATAAAGCTCTCCTCAGTTTACTCCTCCCTGCTCTTCCCTTGACATTaaacttcctctcctctgttaaCACCATCCTCTTTTACAACTAACACGTAAACGCAGCAGAGGCTGGACTTGTGGGTCAGGAGACAATAAACAGCCCCCTGGGTTTGTTTTCTGATCCCTCCTAACAGCATGTTTAGTTTGTGGGTCATCAAGTAGAAACCTCTCAGTCATAAAGATGATAAGATTTTGTGTCTCCTGCTGAGTCACAGATGACTTTTGTGCCAGCAAACAAGAGGATCAGAGACAAATTCAACATCAAAAATTTAGATATATTGTAGATTGACGTCACTGAGTGCATTCTTTAATTTTAGCAGATGTCTAATGTGGAGCTGGGGATATTTTTAGAGCGAGCATTGGGAAATCTCTGGAGCTGTAAACCACAAAGCCTGGTGATCTGTCATATGTTGGTGTAAGTGGTCCACATTAGGACATTaggacccccctcctcctctaacCCTGCAAACCTTTGACAGCCCCTTTACCTTCACAGATGCAAGATGTGAAAAGTTGAACTATCTCTGGACTAAACAGTCGCATTATCTCTGGTTACAGCGTCAACAAGTAAAAGGAGTCTGCCGTCTCATGTgttcaacccccccaccccccgtgGATGAAGAAATCTGCATCACCCTCCACATGTGAAGCCCCCGGGGACGTACTGCAGGCTGCAGGAAAAAGATGGTGGAACCAGTAAAACCAAATTTCGTAAAAGATGCAGAAGCTGGGAAATGTGAGTTTTTCCATTTATTCCTTTGCCAACACAGAAGTACATCCTAGTGTACACATACATTAGAGTAGTCTTACCTATTTGTTTGTACTATATTcttctactactactaaaaCTTTGTGGCCATTGTGGCTGCTCAGTGCACACTTCTATGCAGAAAGTTGGGCGATGTTCCAGGCGTAGAGGCAGCTCTGGGTAGGAGTGCGAGCAGTCATACTTCTTGCCTTGCTTTCAGCAACATCAAGCTTGCTTTGGTACTCACTCTTTAACACAGTGATAAACATATTGGCTGCACTGGCTGTCTGCTCCAAAGACCATGAAAATCCCTGCTTGTATTTTTCCatactcttttcttttttacatatttatccAGACCTGGAAATGACTAAAATCAAAGTCAGACACCACATAGGAACCGTGTCTTTTTGCTAATCATTTTGGTAAGCAAAgattcactggttccagcttctgaaatgtTCACATGTTCtagttttcttccttttcattgGCACTAAGCTGACTATGTTCAGATTTAGTCCTGTTCATGGGACAAAAGTCTAAGAGCTGCGCAGTGACAACATATACATGTACAATGTGTTGAGTTGGTGAAGAGGATCACAAGAAGCTGTTTTCACTATTGTTTTATTATGAACAGAAGACTTACCATTATATGGCAGCcacagcttaaaaaaaacacaccttaCATTCATGTCTTCATATCACATTGTCCCCTATTATGTCACACATACTGCAGGTAGCAACAGATGATGGTCATGTGAGTTTTCAGTCCACTGCAATCTTTAAATTAGGAACGCTATACACTGGCATTTCAGGAATACCTGAGGGAAGTAGTAGCCTACAATGACTACAACCTTGTCTCCAGAAATCTTTTACAACCCTATCAGATCAGATCACTTTCATTAATGATATCTGTGTAATAGATCTtctccattcacaaaaacaatgCAGATTTCAAATTTCTTCTAATCATACaaattatttaaagaaaaaaaaaaaaaaaaaacttcaaaaagcAAATGAGGACGTGTGACAGATAGCACTTATCCCACAGATCTGACTCCACAGCACCCaccatcaataataataatacattaagTGGTGTCACAATATTGCCCTGTAAACTTTAAACACAGATCAATATCAACAttagcttcagcttcagcttcaacagcaacaaatgaaaaacaaatgcaaatgaaattGTGAAGCCTTATTAGTTTATGGTCCTTTTTATACAACACAAATCTATGTTTTATTACAATGGCAAAGGAAAGGGGAAACCTTTTATGGATTATGTGTTGGTGGTGACTGTAATATGCCTCTGATGGAGGACTGGAATTAGCCCATTCAATAGAacatataaatgaaataaagctgTATTTTATCATCACTGACTGGAAAGTTATAAATCACCTTATGCagcacaaacatttacagaagTATATTTGAATAGTAAAAGCTtccactcaaaaaaaaaaagtcatggtGTTGCTGTGAATATACTGTCATACATACAGCTTATGTGGAATAAagcacagtgtttgtttttctctcttctctctctcacagcttggCCGACTCAAAGCAGAACATTTTAAGACATGAGCAGCGGTAAACATTTCAGCATCAGGGAGGGAGGGCACCTACGGGTTTACCATGGCTACAAGACCTGAGACTCAACGTGGCAGCACTGGACCATTTAAACAGGTACATCATGGTGCCAAAACAGAGATGTAGCTGTGACCCAAATCCATGTTTAGTTAAAAAAGCAGGATTTGAGTGTATCGTGTGTTCACACATGAAAAGCGACAAAATGAAGTAAACTTAAACAGTCggtacacaaacaaaccaaaccctTCTTTCTCCCACAATTCAATGCACAAAAgacattgaaaaaataaaatggatagTGGTCAAACAGTTCAGATATTTTACAGTCTCTCTCAGAGCTGCAATGATTTCTCAATTAATCAGGTGATAGACAGAAAATTCATCTGCAGCTATCTTGGTAATAGATTAATCATTTCTTAGTCTTTTTTGGACTGCTGGTTGCATGAAACAAAAAATTTAAGGACATTATTTGAGCTCTAAGAAGTTGCTactaaaaataatcagcagattaatcaataatggaaataatcattagctgcaacCCTGGTCTTTCATTTGGAAGTGGCATTTCAATGTTGTAGTTTAATCAGCAACTGAAGGTGCAAGTATTTTATCATTTCCTGTGCTTATGAACTGCTCACAGAGAGTGCACAgatctgaaaacaaattttaGATGATAGGCCTGGTGATATTCTCCATTTCTTATTATCTATTAATCCTAATAATCATTAATAATCCATCCTACTAGTACTGTCTGTGTAGGCAAGGCCCATTTACATCTGGGTATTGGGTAAAATTTGTTTAAAAAGCCCAGTGGTTTTAGGAAAGCAGccttgtttaaataaataataggaTATATTAATGAGCTGTTTTTTAGGAATTACTTTTGTCTTTGGTGGGAATGAATATGCTTGGGGCTGAGCGCCACAGTCAGGGCTGAGAATCAGGAAAGTAATCAATGCTTTATTACTTTTGGTTCTATCATAGCATTTGTTGCAGCAAGAAAACTACTGAATATTACCAGACTTTTACTTTAACACAACCAAGTAAAACATTAGTCATACAACATCATTTACGTGGTGGTAAAACATTAGGAATAGATACTGATTTTTATGAGGCTCCTTGATATCAGAGGCCCATTGATCCACTTCCACTGGTCCCTCATAGATACACGTCCATAGTGTTGAGGATCATGTGCCGACAGAGCGGGCAGTTCTGTTGGTAGATAGGTTGCCTCAACAGGATGGTTGTACAGTCTCTGCACAAGCAGAGGTGTCTACACGGCAGCAGCACCACCGTCTTGGTACAGTCCTGACAGATCACacacttcttcctctcctcctgctccttcagTAGAGTCAGCAGGTTCTCAGCAGGCAGAGGTTTACTGTCTTTGCCTGAAGACAATTTCTTCTTCAGTAGCCCGTCTGTactggaggagggggagacTAAATCTGGCTGCTCCTGGTGGGCTCCATCTCCTGCTCTTCCATCTGGTGGGCCTCGCCGCTCCTCTCCAGGGTCACCGTCGCCTCGtactctgttgttgttgtccctGTGGAGGTGTGTCCGCAGGACCAGGCCTATTTGGCTGCTGTGTCGAGACAACTGCTGCCAAAGCCCTCGCTCCAGCTGGTAGAGGTGATGTAGTATTCTCTGCAGGCGTCGCATGTTACCATGAACCAAATGTGGGGTGCTCCGCAAGGCTGAAGTGAGGCGGCAGAGAGCCAGATGCAGTCTGCGCAGAGCAGGAAAAGAGTTCATGTAATCCAGAATTCGCACAGCAGCCCGTCTGGTCAGCTCTGGGTTCAGGTAGGCCGTGGTAGTTAGAGCAATAGTGACAGTGAGCAGGAGGCCGTAGATGTTCAGTATGAAGATGCTGATGAACATGTGCACCAGTGACACCAGGAAGTCCAAAATCAGCTTACAGGGCGACCACAGGAAAGCTGATGTCCCAACCAGGCTGCTGTACAGGAAGGTGAAGGAGGTTAGTGTGAGCTCCAACACCTTCTGCAGCGGGCTGGACACTGTCTGCCACACACTGACAACCGCCAGGTACACGTTCTGAGTGGCAATGAGAGCATAATTTACCACCGTGTTGGTGAAATAGACCACCAAGCTGACGGCGATGCCACAGCCCTCCAGCACTGACAGCAGACCTCGACACAGGTGCTCCTTCCCCCGGAGCAGGACATGCATGGACAGGTAACCCACCATCTTCAGGCTTTCCAGCAGCCCCTCCAGAGCCAGCACCAAGCTCCCCAGCATGCTGACAGTACCGTGGGCTACATTTGAAGTAGCCTCTGCCATGGACATTAAGCAAACGACGATTAAGTTTCCCAGCTCCAGCACCGAGGCGAGAAGGAGGGCGGGCAGGCTGTTTATGAAGGCGATCACCGCCAACAGAGTCCGCACCACGGTGTGGACAATGAGAAAATTCAGGTCCAGGAGTACACAGACGGCGTCCAGGCATTTTCCTACAGTGGAGATAACAAAGTTCAACAAACCCATGGTAACGTATCTTCAACTTATCGATGTTTTCTCTCAGGTTGTCTCCACGGCAAAGTCCATATCGTGTTTATTTGCTCAGGATTAAGTGTTACATCTTGTTCAGACCGTTAGCTCGTCTTGAGTGTTAGCCGAAACCGCACGCCATTCCCCGTTTAGCTGAACGGCACACTGGTTTATTTTTCATAGTTTCTTCGTCTTTACTCGACTATAATGACGAGCTAGCATCATAAACACACGCGTTAAAGAGGCGGATGTTTGGTTTCAAACGAGACACAAACACTTCCCTCCCCACGAGACGACACTTCCGTTTATTTTCAGGGTTTCGCGTTTTCTCTTCATTCAGGAAATAGTCCGGgaacatttaatttattaagCAGTCACTTTACCAAAGCGGTAATCTGTAAAATCCACAGGCGAAATAAAGAAAGAcggagaaaaacacacaaaaagcttCAGTATGTTACTTCAGTACTCCAGCCGCCATATTTGTTTTGGTCGTGTCAGCTGACCATACCATCTCCTTCCGCTGagatttacaaaataaaacgaTTAAAAGATATAAAATGGCATACAAATAGGATGATTTAAGACAAcgcatttacattttattttttataataatttttatatattattttttcccttttagcTCTACTCTGCTTTccttaatgtttgttttattattattttcattatcattgcGCTGGTTTTCCTGCAGGTTAATTAATACTGAATCTGAACTACCACTGCAATTTCActtacactcactgagcactttattaggaacaccataaTATTACTAGGTGGGGCATGACTTTGCTCTTAAAATAGCCGCAGTTCCTCATGACTAGATTCCgcaagatgttggaaacattcctttgagtCTCTGGTCTATGCTGACATGATGCATCATAtcattagggcccgagcaacgagttgcgtgggcccaacggggccatgcaacgagttgcaaggaccctcttgttttcggtctgtttattattattattattattattattattattattattttttttcttctttttccgcctcttagatcggctttttgagggccttaacatgcgtgaaaacttaccaaaatttgcagacgcgtcaggcacggcgaaaaatttaataatttaggggtcttgagcatgggcgtggtaaaatgccctcggtagcgccacctacatttttaaacggaacagcccctcaagcccgttgcgcctaaaaatctgaaaatctgcacacatatgtaacatcccatgacgcaccaaaaagtctcttggagccatattctaaacccaacagaaagtatttttattttgaccggaaggtgaaaaaattgtgtgtttttggccatttccaggggtcgcttgaacgcgaactagtcctagacgcattatccgattgacttcaaaacttaatagtatgttcttaagacatagacgatgttaaattgcggcagattttgagtttttgttgaagggcgtggaagttatggcccctcaaagttcgattactcgccacgaaacaggaagttgctttatttttgctatatttcggccatactttgtccaaactgcatcaaactttacaggattgttaatggtacctatctgcacacatccatatgtcaatattcatacaattgttgtagcgccacctatttatagcaggaaatgacatattttatagtgtgatgtccagtttctagacgggtgaccagattcacttcaaatgttgtcagcccctccttgacaatttttggaagaagtcctccgaaaattgtgagtttgggtcgaagcgtgtgccggttctggcccgtcaaagttcggaaacccaacttcctgtttgaaacctcagattttgaggtaacttcctgttgcgactctctactttatcctacagatggagccattgtattactctttgatgggtttttggaagggggtctctgtgtgtgtgtgtctgtgtgtgtgtgtttgaggggggaggggaagaggagttgattgagtctgtgagaagctgccacagggaggttacagtcaagagagccatgagctgtcacagatgatgagctctgaataatattatcacagaaaataattagcataaaagcttttattttaaatttgttgcaacaaattcaggtttcttacagcattttccttattgaaaactaaattctacctgaaatgtatcaataaaaatcttcttttgcagttaatgtcaccagtttatagtttaattttaatagcattccctgtcactgatgtgcctttaattatcg
This region includes:
- the LOC108901687 gene encoding E3 ubiquitin-protein ligase RNF26-like; its protein translation is MGLLNFVISTVGKCLDAVCVLLDLNFLIVHTVVRTLLAVIAFINSLPALLLASVLELGNLIVVCLMSMAEATSNVAHGTVSMLGSLVLALEGLLESLKMVGYLSMHVLLRGKEHLCRGLLSVLEGCGIAVSLVVYFTNTVVNYALIATQNVYLAVVSVWQTVSSPLQKVLELTLTSFTFLYSSLVGTSAFLWSPCKLILDFLVSLVHMFISIFILNIYGLLLTVTIALTTTAYLNPELTRRAAVRILDYMNSFPALRRLHLALCRLTSALRSTPHLVHGNMRRLQRILHHLYQLERGLWQQLSRHSSQIGLVLRTHLHRDNNNRVRGDGDPGEERRGPPDGRAGDGAHQEQPDLVSPSSSTDGLLKKKLSSGKDSKPLPAENLLTLLKEQEERKKCVICQDCTKTVVLLPCRHLCLCRDCTTILLRQPIYQQNCPLCRHMILNTMDVYL